In Acinetobacter sp. TGL-Y2, a genomic segment contains:
- a CDS encoding helix-turn-helix domain-containing protein, protein MSLDASVWAWKANVKSATQRLILLSLADRAGESHKCYPSVMRIVKDTKMNRKTIIKVLDELEQQGLIKFTGELIGNGVKVYQLVGISGREESSTSTKKGTGGKNGTSTNLGTGSNIGTSTDNGTGSSPNNGTETSTVIGTQNLPMNLPLESKNKKTWFCFKKLREEIYLADDGIDFESIMNSKWAEREKRAFEIYNAGKSMSDDLMIYHFADWLINAYKTKYSEKPSSGAFGNSSSPKANSTGLTEKQIQIFAQKLSHHPEFAGKFSEPGESYDKLAARIAVKLENPAQAKKWESYLKQVGFSGSLQGNAA, encoded by the coding sequence ATGAGCTTAGATGCAAGTGTATGGGCGTGGAAAGCCAATGTTAAAAGCGCTACACAGCGGCTAATTTTACTTTCTCTGGCTGATCGAGCAGGTGAGAGCCATAAGTGTTACCCAAGCGTTATGCGTATCGTCAAAGATACTAAAATGAACCGTAAAACGATCATCAAAGTTTTAGATGAGTTAGAGCAACAGGGACTCATTAAATTCACTGGTGAGCTTATTGGAAACGGAGTCAAAGTCTATCAACTGGTTGGTATTTCAGGGCGTGAAGAAAGTTCAACAAGTACCAAAAAGGGAACTGGTGGTAAAAACGGTACTAGTACCAATTTAGGTACTGGTTCCAATATTGGTACTAGTACCGATAACGGTACGGGGAGTAGTCCCAATAACGGTACCGAGACCAGTACCGTTATTGGGACACAGAATCTCCCAATGAATCTCCCATTAGAATCTAAAAATAAAAAAACGTGGTTTTGCTTTAAAAAACTTCGTGAAGAAATTTACTTGGCCGATGACGGGATCGATTTTGAATCCATCATGAATTCAAAATGGGCTGAACGAGAAAAACGAGCATTTGAAATTTACAACGCTGGAAAATCCATGAGCGATGATTTGATGATTTATCACTTCGCTGATTGGCTGATCAACGCCTACAAAACCAAATATTCTGAAAAACCAAGTTCAGGCGCTTTTGGAAATTCGAGTTCACCGAAAGCAAATTCAACAGGACTCACTGAAAAACAAATTCAGATCTTCGCTCAAAAACTTTCTCACCACCCTGAGTTCGCAGGGAAGTTCAGTGAACCAGGGGAGTCATACGACAAACTTGCAGCACGTATCGCCGTGAAACTTGAAAACCCAGCGCAAGCGAAAAAATGGGAATCGTATCTCAAGCAAGTTGGATTCAGTGGATCTCTGCAGGGGAATGCAGCATGA